The stretch of DNA ATCTCTTTCCCATCATTAAATATCTTAGACCTCAACCAAAATCATCTCAAAGGCTCCCTCCCAATCTCACTTCTCACTAGCACTTGTCTCCTCAAAATGGATTTAAGTCGAAATCGCATCTCCGGTCCCATTCCAAATCTAAACAACCTAAGAAACCTAATTCTCCTCGATTTGAGTTACAATGTCCTAACCGGCCCCCTCCCTAACACTCTTCAAGACATAAAAGCTCTTGAAGCTCTCATCCTCAACGGCAACCCCTCTATATCCACCACACTTCCAAAAGACATGTTTCTAGGGTTAAACAACTTAATTATATTAGGGTTATCAAATACAAACTTGGGAGGCCCAATCCCAGAATCTATAGGACAATTAGCAATGCTAAGAGTGCTGCATCTTGATGGGAACCAATTAAATGGAACCATACCGCCAACATTTGCCAACTTGAACAGCCTTAGTGAACTAAGGCTAGACAACAACAAATTGGTGGGGCCAATTCCATTCAAGAGAGAGAGGGTTTGGAAAATGGGAAGAAAATTGAGGATTCACAACAATTTGGGGCTATGCTATGATGAGAAAAGTGGGCTTGGAGATGATTTGGACACTTTGGCTAGTGCAGGAATTGGACTTTGTGATGTACCTAAACCTGTACCAGTTCAACATATCTCTACACTAGATGATGGGAATATGATCAAATCCACCACAAAATCAAGTGCTTCTCCACACAACAAGATTGTTTTTCTTAGGCTGACGGCCACGTTCATTTTTGTATCTTGTTTATTGTGaggaaaattatatatttgagGTTTGTCACTTTTGTATCATTGTTAGTTCACCATAATTGTGTATAGTGAGTTTTGTGAATGTAAGAATCGAGATTATGATATAAATATTAGGGGCCTATAGTCAGCTTAATTTATTtacgaaaaatagaaaaattaaattaagcaT from Salvia miltiorrhiza cultivar Shanhuang (shh) unplaced genomic scaffold, IMPLAD_Smil_shh original_scaffold_358, whole genome shotgun sequence encodes:
- the LOC131004257 gene encoding protein TOO MANY MOUTHS yields the protein MLLPSIKEMKMKFGMLLVLLLVKVELGMAFTVVMPDSGALIDGPQPYGAQTDPKEQEAVYDMMRATGNDWATEIPNVCRGRWHGIECVPDKDNVFHVVSLSFGSLSDDTAFPTCDPNRSSISPSITKLPHLRSLFFYRCFTNNPQPIPSFLGQLGSSLQTLVLRENGHVGPIPPQLGNLTRLTILDLHKNNLNGSIPYSLGQIPNLRSLDLSCNKLSGSFPNISFPSLNILDLNQNHLKGSLPISLLTSTCLLKMDLSRNRISGPIPNLNNLRNLILLDLSYNVLTGPLPNTLQDIKALEALILNGNPSISTTLPKDMFLGLNNLIILGLSNTNLGGPIPESIGQLAMLRVLHLDGNQLNGTIPPTFANLNSLSELRLDNNKLVGPIPFKRERVWKMGRKLRIHNNLGLCYDEKSGLGDDLDTLASAGIGLCDVPKPVPVQHISTLDDGNMIKSTTKSSASPHNKIVFLRLTATFIFVSCLL